A stretch of Maniola hyperantus chromosome 15, iAphHyp1.2, whole genome shotgun sequence DNA encodes these proteins:
- the Mhc gene encoding myosin heavy chain, muscle isoform X44, translated as MPKAAVQEGDDPDPTPYLFVSLEQKRIDQSKPYDGKKACWVPDEKEGFVQGEIKATKGDLVTVSLPGGETKDFKKDLVGQVNPPKYEKCEDMSNLTYLNDASVLYNLKQRYYHKLIYTYSGLFCVAINPYKRFPVYTFRCAKLYRGKRRSEVPPHIFAISDGAYVNMLTNHENQSMLITGESGAGKTENTKKVIAYFATVGASSKKEQTTSDKKGSLEDQVVQTNPVLEAFGNAKTVRNDNSSRFGKFIRIHFGPSGKLAGADIETYLLEKARVISQQALERSYHIFYQMMSGSVKGLKDMCLLSNDIHDYYNVAQGKITIPNVDDGEECLLTDEAFDILGFTQEEKDNVYKITAAVMHMGCMKFKQRGREEQAEADGTEDGQKVATLLGVDVQDLYKNLLKPRIKVGNEFVTQGRNKDQVTNSVGALCKGMFDRLFKWLVKKCNETLDTKQKRQHFIGVLDIAGFEIFDYNGFEQLCINFTNEKLQQFFNHHMFVLEQEEYKQEGINWTFIDFGMDLLACIDLIEKPMGILSILEEESMFPKATDLTFVEKLNNNHLGKSAPYLKPKPPKPGCQAAHFAIGHYAGNVGYNITGWLEKNKDPLNDTVVDQFKKGQNKLLIEIFADHPGQSGQPDAGGGGKGGRGKKGGGFATVSSAYKEQLNNLMTTLRSTQPHFVRCIIPNELKQAGLIDSHLVMHQLTCNGVLEGIRICRKGFPNRMVYPDFKLRYKILAPQAVEKESDPKKIAQVILDATALDVESYRLGHTKVFFRAGVLGQMEELRDDRLSKIISWLQAYIRGYLSRKDFKKLQEQRLALQVVQRNLRKYLQLRTWPWWKLWQRVKPLLNVSRIEDEIAKLEEKAQKAQEAFEKEEKLRKEVEALNSKLLEEKANLLASLEGEKGSLSEIQDRANKLQAQKADIESQLRDTQDRLTQEEDARNQLFQAKKKLEQEVSGLKKDVEDLELSVQKSEQDKATKDHQIRNLNDEIAHQDELINKLNKEKKMQGESNQKTAEELQAAEDKVNHLNKVKQKLEQTLDELEDSLEREKKLRGDVEKQRRKVEGDLKLTQEAVADLERNKKELEQTVQRKDKEISSLTAKLEDEQSIVSKTQKQIKELQARIEELEEEVESERQARAKAEKQRADLARELEELGERLEEAGGATSAQIELNKKREAELSKLRRDLEEANIQHESTLANLRKKHNDAVAEMGEQLDQLNKLKSKAEHDRASCYNELNNTRAAIDQVAREKAASEKIIKQLQHQLNEVQNKADEANRTLNDLDAAKKKLSIENSDLLRQLEEAESQVSQLSKIKVSLTTQLEDTKRLADEEARERATLLGKFRNLEHDLDNIREQVEEEAEGKADLQRQLSKANAEAQLWRSKYESEGVARSEELEEAKRKLQARLAEAEETIESLNQKVVALEKTKQRLATEVEDLQLEVDRATAIANAAEKKQKAFDKIIGEWKLKVDDLAAELDASQKECRNYSTELFRLKGAYEEGQEQLEAVRRENKNLADEVKDLLDQIGEGGRNIHEIEKARKRLEAEKDELQAALEEAEAALEQEENKVLRAQLELSQVRQEIDRRIQEKEEEFENTRKNHQRALDSMQASLEAEAKGKAEALRMKKKLEADINELEIALDHANKANAEAQKNIKRYQGQIKDLQTALEEEQRARDDAREQLGISERRANALQNELEESRTLLEQADRARRQAEQELGDAHEQLNDLSAQNGSLSAAKRKLESELQTLHSDLDELLNEAKNSEEKAKKAMVDAARLADELRAEQEHAQTQEKLRKALEQQIKELQIRLDEAEANALKGGKKAIQKLEQRVRELENELDGEQRRHADAQKNLRKAERRIKELTFQGEEDRKNHERMQDLVDKLQQKIKTYKRQIEEAEEIAALNLAKFRKAQQELEEAEERADLAEQAISKFRGKGRAGSAARGVSPAPRSRPAFDGFGTFPPRFDLGPENDF; from the exons CGGTGAGTCTGGTGCTGGTAAGACTGAGAACACGAAGAAGGTAATTGCGTACTTTGCCACCGTCGGTGCCTCCTCGAAGAAGGAACAGACCACCAGCGACAAGAAGGGCTCTCTGGAAGACCAGGTCGTACAAACTAACCCTGTGCTTGAAGCCTTCGGTAACGCCAAGACTGTGCGTAACGACAACTCCTCCCGTTTC GGTAAATTCATCCGTATTCACTTCGGACCATCTGGCAAACTGGCTGGTGCCGATATTGAGACCT ATCTGCTAGAGAAGGCTCGTGTCATCTCCCAACAGGCGCTCGAGCGTTCCTACCACATCTTCTACCAGATGATGTCTGGCTCCGTCAAAGGACTTAAAG ACATGTGTTTGTTGTCAAATGACATTCACGATTACTATAACGTCGCCCAGGGTAAGATTACGATCCCCAACGTCGATGATGGTGAGGAATGCCTCTTGACAGAC GAAGCCTTTGACATCCTGGGCTTCACCCAAGAAGAGAAGGACAACGTATACAAGATCACCGCCGCTGTCATGCACATGGGTTGTATGAAGTTCAAGCAGAGGGGTCGCGAGGAACAGGCTGAGGCCGACGGCACTGAG GACGGTCAGAAGGTCGCCACGCTTCTCGGTGTCGACGTCCAGGACTTGTACAAGAACCTGCTGAAGCCCCGCATCAAGGTCGGAAACGAGTTCGTGACCCAGGGCCGTAACAAGGACCAGGTCACCAACTCCGTGGGTGCTCTCTGCAAAGGCATGTTCGATCGTCTCTTCAAGTGGCTCGTCAAGAAGTGTAACGAGACCCTAGACACCAAGCAGAAGAGACAGCACTTCATCGGTGTGCTGGATATTGCTGGTTTCGAAATCTTCGAC TACAACGGTTTCGAGCAACTCTGCATTAACTTCACGAATGAGAAGCTGCAGCAATTCTTTAACCATCACATGTTCGTCCTCGAACAAGAGGAGTACAAGCAGGAGGGCATCAACTGGACCTTCATCGATTTCGGGATGGACTTGCTCGCTTGTATCGATCTGATCGAAAAG CCTATGGGTATCCTCTCAATTCTTGAGGAAGAGTCTATGTTCCCGAAAGCCACTGACCTGACATTCGTTGAGAAGTTGAACAACAACCACTTGGGCAAGTCTGCTCCTTACTTGAAGCCCAAGCCCCCCAAGCCTGGTTGCCAAGCCGCTCACTTCGCTATTGGTCATTACGCCGGTAAT GTCGGTTACAACATCACTGGCTGGCTTGAGAAGAACAAGGACCCCCTTAACGACACCGTAGTCGACCAGTTCAAGAAGGGCCAGAACAAACTGTTGATCGAGATCTTCGCTGACCATCCTGGACAGTCCGGCCAGCCTGATGCTGGTGGCGGCGGCAAGG GAGGTCGCGGTAAGAAGGGCGGTGGTTTTGCTACTGTCTCTTCCGCATACAAG GAACAACTGAATAACTTGATGACAACGCTGAGGTCTACACAGCCTCACTTCGTGCGTTGTATCATTCCCAATGAATTGAAACAGGCCG GTCTCATCGACTCTCACCTTGTGATGCACCAGCTCACCTGTAACGGTGTGTTGGAAGGCATCCGTATTTGCCGTAAAGGTTTCCCCAACAGGATGGTCTACCCTGACTTCAAGCTCCG CTACAAGATCCTCGCTCCTCAAGCTGTGGAAAAGGAATCTGACCCCAAGAAAATCGCTCAAGTCATCTTGGATGCCACAGCCTTGGATGTCGAGTCCTACCGTCTCGGTCACACCAAG GTATTCTTCCGCGCCGGTGTCCTGGGTCAGATGGAGGAGTTGCGTGATGACAGGCTCTCCAAGATCATATCTTGGCTCCAGGCCTACATCCGTGGTTACCTCTCAAGGAAGGACTTCAAGAAACTGCAAGAACAGAG ATTGGCTCTCCAAGTGGTCCAGCGCAACTTGCGCAAGTACCTCCAACTGCGCACCTGGCCCTGGTGGAAGCTGTGGCAGAGGGTCAAGCCCCTGCTCAACGTCAGCCGCATCGAGGATGAGATCGCG AAACTGGAGGAGAAGGCACAGAAGGCCCAGGAGGCCTTCGAGAAGGAAGAGAAACTTCGCAAGGAAGTCGAGGCCCTTAATTCCAAACTCCTCGAAGAGAAGGCAAACCTTTTGGCTTCTCTCGAAGGCGAGAAGGGCTCGCTCTCTGAGATCCAGGACCGCGCCAACAAGCTCCAGGCGCAGAAGGCCGATATCGAGAGCCAACTTCGG GATACCCAAGACCGCCTCACTCAAGAGGAGGATGCCCGCAACCAACTCTTCCAAGCCAAGAAGAAGTTGGAACAGGAAGTGTCTGGCTTGAAGAAGGATGTAGAAGATCTCGAACTTTCCGTCCAGAAGTCCGAACAAGACAAGGCCACCAAGGATCACCAGATCCGCAACTTGAACGATGAGATCGCCCACCAGGACGAGCTCATCAACAAGCTCAACAAGGAGAAGAAGATGCAAGGCGAGAGCAACCAGAAGACCGCTGAGGAGCTGCAAGCGGCCGAGGACAAGGTCAACCACCTCAACAAGGTCAAGCAGAAGCTCGAGCAGACCCTCGACGAGCTCGAGGACTCCTTGGAGCGCGAGAAGAAACTGCGCGGTGACGTCGAGAAGCAGAGGAGGAAGGTCGAGGGTGACCTCAAGCTCACCCAGGAAGCCGTCGCCGACCTCGAGCGCAACAAGAAGGAGCTCGAACAGACCGTGCAGCGCAAGGACAAGGAAATCTCTTCCCTCACCGCCAAGCTCGAGGACGAGCAGTCCATCGTCAGCAAGACCCAGAAACAGATCAAGGAACTGCAAGCCCGCATCGAGGAGTTGGAAGAGGAAGTCGAATCCGAACGCCAGGCCCGCGCTAAAGCTGAGAAGCAACGCGCTGATCTCGCTCGGGAACTCGAGGAGCTCGGCGAGCGTCTCGAGGAAGCCGGTGGTGCCACCTCTGCTCAGATCGAACTCAACAAGAAGCGTGAGGCTGAGCTCAGCAAGCTCCGCCGCGACTTGGAGGAGGCCAACATCCAGCACGAGTCCACCCTCGCCAACCTCCGCAAGAAGCACAACGATGCCGTTGCTGAGATGGGCGAGCAGCTCGACCAGCTCAACAAACTTAAGTCCAA GGCTGAACATGATCGCGCGTCTTGCTACAACGAGCTTAACAACACCCGCGCGGCCATTGACCAAGTGGCGAGAGAGAAG GCCGCCTCAGAAAAGATCATCAAGCAACTCCAACACCAGCTCAACGAGGTCCAGAACAAGGCTGATGAAGCTAACCGCACCCTCAACGACCTGGATGCCGCCAAGAAGAAGTTGTCCATCGAGAACTCTGACCTGCTCCGCCAGTTGGAGGAGGCCGAGTCCCAGGTGTCGCAGCTCTCCAAGATCAAGGTGTCGCTCACCACACAGTTGGAGGACACCAAGAGGCTCGCTGACGAAGAGGCTAGG gaaCGCGCCACACTTCTTGGCAAGTTCCGCAACCTCGAACACGACTTGGACAACATCCGCGAGCAAGTCGAAGAGGAGGCCGAAGGCAAGGCTGACTTACAACGCCAGCTTTCCAAGGCTAACGCTGAAGCTCAATTATGGCGCTCCAAGTACGAGTCTGAAGGCGTCGCTCGCTCTGAGGAACTCGAGGAGGCCAAGCGCAAGCTCCAGGCCCGCCTCGCCGAAGCAGAGGAGACCATCGAATCCCTCAACCAGAAGGTCGTTGCCCTCGAAAAGACCAAGCAGCGTCTCGCCACCGAAGTGGAGGACCTGCAACTCGAGGTCGACCGTGCCACTGCCATTGCCAATGCCGCTGAGAAGAAACAGAAGGCCTTCGACAAAATCATTGGCGAATGGAAGCTCAAGGTTGACGACCTTGCCGCTGAACTCGATGCCAGCCAGAAGGAATGCCGCAACTACTCCACCGAACTGTTCCGCCTCAAGGGTGCTTACGAAGAAGGCCAGGAACAACTCGAGGCCGTCCGCCGCGAGAACAAGAACCTTGCCGATGAAGTTAAAGACTTACTCGACCAGATCGGTGAGGGTGGCCGCAACATTCACGAAATCGAGAAGGCCAGGAAGCGTCTCGAAGCCGAGAAAGATGAGCTCCAGGCTGCCCTCGAGGAGGCCGAAGCGGCCCTCGAACAGGAGGAGAACAAGGTTCTGCGTGCTCAACTCGAGCTGTCCCAGGTCAGACAGGAGATCGACAGGAGGATCCAGGAGAAGGAAGAGGAATTCGAAAACACCCGCAAGAACCACCAACGCGCATTGGACTCCATGCAGGCTTCCCTCGAAGCCGAGGCTAAGGGCAAGGCTGAGGCCCTGCGCATGAAGAAGAAGCTCGAGGCTGACATCAATGAACTTGAAATCGCCCTCGACCATGCCAACAAGGCCAACGCTGAGGCTCAGAAGAACATCAAACGCTACCAGGGTCAAATCAAGGACCTCCAGACCGCTTTGGAAGAGGAACAGCGTGCCCGTGACGATGCTCGCGAGCAGCTCGGTATCTCAGAGCGTCGCGCTAACGCCCTCCAGAACGAACTCGAGGAATCTCGTACGCTTCTGGAACAGGCCGACCGCGCTCGTCGCCAGGCCGAACAGGAACTCGGCGATGCTCACGAACAGCTCAACGATCTCTCCGCACAGAACGGCTCACTCTCCGCCGCCAAGAGGAAACTCGAATCCGAGCTCCAGACCCTACACTCCGACCTCGACGAGCTCCTCAACGAGGCTAAGAACTCCGAAGAGAAGGCGAAGAAGGCCATGGTGGACGCTGCCAGGCTCGCCGACGAGCTCCGCGCTGAGCAGGAACACGCCCAGACACAGGAGAAACTCCGCAAAGCCCTCGAACAACAGATCAAGGAACTGCAGATCAGGCTTGACGAGGCCGAGGCGAACGCGCTCAAGGGAGGCAAGAAAGCCATCCAGAAACTCGAACAGAGGGTACGAGAGCTGGAGAACGAGCTCGACGGCGAACAGAGGAGACACGCAGACGCACAGAAGAACCTGCGTAAGGCCGAGAGGCGTATCAAGGAACTGACTTTCCAGGGTGAGGAGGACCGCAAGAACCACGAGCGTATGCAGGACCTCGTCGACAAACTTCAGCAGAAGATCAAGACCTACAAGAGGCAGATCGAGGAAGCCGAAGAAATTGCCGCCCTCAACTTGGCCAAGTTCCGCAAGGCGCAACAGGAATTAGAGGAAGCCGAAGAAAGGGCAGACCTTGCCGAACAAGCGATCAGCAAATTCCGTGGCAAGGGACGCGCGGGATCCGCAGCGAGAGGAGTCAGTCCGGCG CCCCGCTCGCGCCCCGCATTCGACGGTTTCGGCACCTTCCCACCAAGGTTCGACCTGGGGCCAGAAAACGATTTCTAA
- the Mhc gene encoding myosin heavy chain, muscle isoform X9 produces the protein MPKAAVQEGDDPDPTPYLFVSLEQKRIDQSKPYDGKKACWVPDEKEGFVQGEIKATKGDLVTVSLPGGETKDFKKDLVGQVNPPKYEKCEDMSNLTYLNDASVLYNLKQRYYHKLIYTYSGLFCVAINPYKRFPVYTFRCAKLYRGKRRSEVPPHIFAISDGAYVNMLTNHENQSMLITGESGAGKTENTKKVIAYFATVGASSKKEQTTSDKKGSLEDQVVQTNPVLEAFGNAKTVRNDNSSRFGKFIRIHFGPSGKLAGADIETYLLEKARVISQQALERSYHIFYQMMSGSVKGLKDMCLLSNDIHDYYNVAQGKITIPNVDDGEECLLTDEAFDILGFTQEEKDNVYKITAAVMHMGCMKFKQRGREEQAEADGTEDGQKVATLLGVDVQDLYKNLLKPRIKVGNEFVTQGRNKDQVTNSVGALCKGMFDRLFKWLVKKCNETLDTKQKRQHFIGVLDIAGFEIFDFNGFEQLCINFTNEKLQQFFNHHMFVLEQEEYQREGIHWEFIDFGMDLLACIDLIEKPMGILSILEEESMFPKATDLTFVEKLNNNHLGKSAPYLKPKPPKPGCQAAHFAIGHYAGNVGYNITGWLEKNKDPLNDTVVDQFKKGQNKLLIEIFADHPGQSGQPDAGGGGKGAGGKRAKGSAFQTVSSLYREQLNNLMTTLRSTQPHFVRCIIPNELKQAGLIDSHLVMHQLTCNGVLEGIRICRKGFPNRMVYPDFKLRYMILAPAIMQAEKDPKEAARKCLESVELDPESYRIGHTKVFFRAGVLGQMEELRDDRLSKIISWLQAYIRGYLSRKDFKKLQEQRLALQVVQRNLRKYLQLRTWPWWKLWQRVKPLLNVSRIEDEIAKLEEKAQKAQEAFEKEEKLRKEVEALNSKLLEEKANLLASLEGEKGSLSEIQDRANKLQAQKADIESQLRDTQDRLTQEEDARNQLFQAKKKLEQEVSGLKKDVEDLELSVQKSEQDKATKDHQIRNLNDEIAHQDELINKLNKEKKMQGESNQKTAEELQAAEDKVNHLNKVKQKLEQTLDELEDSLEREKKLRGDVEKQRRKVEGDLKLTQEAVADLERNKKELEQTVQRKDKEISSLTAKLEDEQSIVSKTQKQIKELQARIEELEEEVESERQARAKAEKQRADLARELEELGERLEEAGGATSAQIELNKKREAELSKLRRDLEEANIQHESTLANLRKKHNDAVAEMGEQLDQLNKLKSKAEKERAQYFSEVNDLRAGIDHLSNEKAASEKIIKQLQHQLNEVQNKADEANRTLNDLDAAKKKLSIENSDLLRQLEEAESQVSQLSKIKVSLTTQLEDTKRLADEEARERATLLGKFRNLEHDLDNIREQVEEEAEGKADLQRQLSKANAEAQLWRSKYESEGVARSEELEEAKRKLQARLAEAEETIESLNQKVVALEKTKQRLATEVEDLQLEVDRATAIANAAEKKQKAFDKIIGEWKLKVDDLAAELDASQKECRNYSTELFRLKGAYEEGQEQLEAVRRENKNLADEVKDLLDQIGEGGRNIHEIEKARKRLEAEKDELQAALEEAEAALEQEENKVLRAQLELSQVRQEIDRRIQEKEEEFENTRKNHQRALDSMQASLEAEAKGKAEALRMKKKLEADINELEIALDHANKANAEAQKNIKRYQGQIKDLQTALEEEQRARDDAREQLGISERRANALQNELEESRTLLEQADRARRQAEQELGDAHEQLNDLSAQNGSLSAAKRKLESELQTLHSDLDELLNEAKNSEEKAKKAMVDAARLADELRAEQEHAQTQEKLRKALEQQIKELQIRLDEAEANALKGGKKAIQKLEQRVRELENELDGEQRRHADAQKNLRKAERRIKELTFQGEEDRKNHERMQDLVDKLQQKIKTYKRQIEEAEEIAALNLAKFRKAQQELEEAEERADLAEQAISKFRGKGRAGSAARGVSPAPRSRPAFDGFGTFPPRFDLGPENDF, from the exons CGGTGAGTCTGGTGCTGGTAAGACTGAGAACACGAAGAAGGTAATTGCGTACTTTGCCACCGTCGGTGCCTCCTCGAAGAAGGAACAGACCACCAGCGACAAGAAGGGCTCTCTGGAAGACCAGGTCGTACAAACTAACCCTGTGCTTGAAGCCTTCGGTAACGCCAAGACTGTGCGTAACGACAACTCCTCCCGTTTC GGTAAATTCATCCGTATTCACTTCGGACCATCTGGCAAACTGGCTGGTGCCGATATTGAGACCT ATCTGCTAGAGAAGGCTCGTGTCATCTCCCAACAGGCGCTCGAGCGTTCCTACCACATCTTCTACCAGATGATGTCTGGCTCCGTCAAAGGACTTAAAG ACATGTGTTTGTTGTCAAATGACATTCACGATTACTATAACGTCGCCCAGGGTAAGATTACGATCCCCAACGTCGATGATGGTGAGGAATGCCTCTTGACAGAC GAAGCCTTTGACATCCTGGGCTTCACCCAAGAAGAGAAGGACAACGTATACAAGATCACCGCCGCTGTCATGCACATGGGTTGTATGAAGTTCAAGCAGAGGGGTCGCGAGGAACAGGCTGAGGCCGACGGCACTGAG GACGGTCAGAAGGTCGCCACGCTTCTCGGTGTCGACGTCCAGGACTTGTACAAGAACCTGCTGAAGCCCCGCATCAAGGTCGGAAACGAGTTCGTGACCCAGGGCCGTAACAAGGACCAGGTCACCAACTCCGTGGGTGCTCTCTGCAAAGGCATGTTCGATCGTCTCTTCAAGTGGCTCGTCAAGAAGTGTAACGAGACCCTAGACACCAAGCAGAAGAGACAGCACTTCATCGGTGTGCTGGATATTGCTGGTTTCGAAATCTTCGAC TTCAATGGGTTCGAACAACTTTGTATTAACTTCACGAATGAGAAATTGCAACAATTCTTCAACCATCACATGTTTGTGTTGGAGCAAGAAGAGTACCAACGCGAAGGCATTCATTGGGAATTTATCGATTTCGGAATGGACTTACTGGCCTGCATTGACCTTATCGAAAAG CCTATGGGTATCCTCTCAATTCTTGAGGAAGAGTCTATGTTCCCGAAAGCCACTGACCTGACATTCGTTGAGAAGTTGAACAACAACCACTTGGGCAAGTCTGCTCCTTACTTGAAGCCCAAGCCCCCCAAGCCTGGTTGCCAAGCCGCTCACTTCGCTATTGGTCATTACGCCGGTAAT GTCGGTTACAACATCACTGGCTGGCTTGAGAAGAACAAGGACCCCCTTAACGACACCGTAGTCGACCAGTTCAAGAAGGGCCAGAACAAACTGTTGATCGAGATCTTCGCTGACCATCCTGGACAGTCCGGCCAGCCTGATGCTGGTGGCGGCGGCAAGG GCGCTGGCGGCAAGCGTGCTAAGGGTTCCGCCTTCCAGACCGTATCATCGCTCTACAGG GAACAACTGAATAACTTGATGACAACGCTGAGGTCTACACAGCCTCACTTCGTGCGTTGTATCATTCCCAATGAATTGAAACAGGCCG GTCTCATCGACTCTCACCTTGTGATGCACCAGCTCACCTGTAACGGTGTGTTGGAAGGCATCCGTATTTGCCGTAAAGGTTTCCCCAACAGGATGGTCTACCCTGACTTCAAGCTCCG CTACATGATTCTTGCGCCAGCTATCATGCAAGCTGAAAAAGATCCAAAAGAAGCAGCAAGGAAATGTCTCGAATCGGTTGAGCTCGACCCTGAAAGTTATCGTATAGGTCACACCAAG GTATTCTTCCGCGCCGGTGTCCTGGGTCAGATGGAGGAGTTGCGTGATGACAGGCTCTCCAAGATCATATCTTGGCTCCAGGCCTACATCCGTGGTTACCTCTCAAGGAAGGACTTCAAGAAACTGCAAGAACAGAG ATTGGCTCTCCAAGTGGTCCAGCGCAACTTGCGCAAGTACCTCCAACTGCGCACCTGGCCCTGGTGGAAGCTGTGGCAGAGGGTCAAGCCCCTGCTCAACGTCAGCCGCATCGAGGATGAGATCGCG AAACTGGAGGAGAAGGCACAGAAGGCCCAGGAGGCCTTCGAGAAGGAAGAGAAACTTCGCAAGGAAGTCGAGGCCCTTAATTCCAAACTCCTCGAAGAGAAGGCAAACCTTTTGGCTTCTCTCGAAGGCGAGAAGGGCTCGCTCTCTGAGATCCAGGACCGCGCCAACAAGCTCCAGGCGCAGAAGGCCGATATCGAGAGCCAACTTCGG GATACCCAAGACCGCCTCACTCAAGAGGAGGATGCCCGCAACCAACTCTTCCAAGCCAAGAAGAAGTTGGAACAGGAAGTGTCTGGCTTGAAGAAGGATGTAGAAGATCTCGAACTTTCCGTCCAGAAGTCCGAACAAGACAAGGCCACCAAGGATCACCAGATCCGCAACTTGAACGATGAGATCGCCCACCAGGACGAGCTCATCAACAAGCTCAACAAGGAGAAGAAGATGCAAGGCGAGAGCAACCAGAAGACCGCTGAGGAGCTGCAAGCGGCCGAGGACAAGGTCAACCACCTCAACAAGGTCAAGCAGAAGCTCGAGCAGACCCTCGACGAGCTCGAGGACTCCTTGGAGCGCGAGAAGAAACTGCGCGGTGACGTCGAGAAGCAGAGGAGGAAGGTCGAGGGTGACCTCAAGCTCACCCAGGAAGCCGTCGCCGACCTCGAGCGCAACAAGAAGGAGCTCGAACAGACCGTGCAGCGCAAGGACAAGGAAATCTCTTCCCTCACCGCCAAGCTCGAGGACGAGCAGTCCATCGTCAGCAAGACCCAGAAACAGATCAAGGAACTGCAAGCCCGCATCGAGGAGTTGGAAGAGGAAGTCGAATCCGAACGCCAGGCCCGCGCTAAAGCTGAGAAGCAACGCGCTGATCTCGCTCGGGAACTCGAGGAGCTCGGCGAGCGTCTCGAGGAAGCCGGTGGTGCCACCTCTGCTCAGATCGAACTCAACAAGAAGCGTGAGGCTGAGCTCAGCAAGCTCCGCCGCGACTTGGAGGAGGCCAACATCCAGCACGAGTCCACCCTCGCCAACCTCCGCAAGAAGCACAACGATGCCGTTGCTGAGATGGGCGAGCAGCTCGACCAGCTCAACAAACTTAAGTCCAA GGCTGAGAAAGAACGCGCTCAATACTTTAGCGAAGTCAATGACCTTCGCGCCGGTATCGACCACTTGTCCAACGAAAAG GCCGCCTCAGAAAAGATCATCAAGCAACTCCAACACCAGCTCAACGAGGTCCAGAACAAGGCTGATGAAGCTAACCGCACCCTCAACGACCTGGATGCCGCCAAGAAGAAGTTGTCCATCGAGAACTCTGACCTGCTCCGCCAGTTGGAGGAGGCCGAGTCCCAGGTGTCGCAGCTCTCCAAGATCAAGGTGTCGCTCACCACACAGTTGGAGGACACCAAGAGGCTCGCTGACGAAGAGGCTAGG gaaCGCGCCACACTTCTTGGCAAGTTCCGCAACCTCGAACACGACTTGGACAACATCCGCGAGCAAGTCGAAGAGGAGGCCGAAGGCAAGGCTGACTTACAACGCCAGCTTTCCAAGGCTAACGCTGAAGCTCAATTATGGCGCTCCAAGTACGAGTCTGAAGGCGTCGCTCGCTCTGAGGAACTCGAGGAGGCCAAGCGCAAGCTCCAGGCCCGCCTCGCCGAAGCAGAGGAGACCATCGAATCCCTCAACCAGAAGGTCGTTGCCCTCGAAAAGACCAAGCAGCGTCTCGCCACCGAAGTGGAGGACCTGCAACTCGAGGTCGACCGTGCCACTGCCATTGCCAATGCCGCTGAGAAGAAACAGAAGGCCTTCGACAAAATCATTGGCGAATGGAAGCTCAAGGTTGACGACCTTGCCGCTGAACTCGATGCCAGCCAGAAGGAATGCCGCAACTACTCCACCGAACTGTTCCGCCTCAAGGGTGCTTACGAAGAAGGCCAGGAACAACTCGAGGCCGTCCGCCGCGAGAACAAGAACCTTGCCGATGAAGTTAAAGACTTACTCGACCAGATCGGTGAGGGTGGCCGCAACATTCACGAAATCGAGAAGGCCAGGAAGCGTCTCGAAGCCGAGAAAGATGAGCTCCAGGCTGCCCTCGAGGAGGCCGAAGCGGCCCTCGAACAGGAGGAGAACAAGGTTCTGCGTGCTCAACTCGAGCTGTCCCAGGTCAGACAGGAGATCGACAGGAGGATCCAGGAGAAGGAAGAGGAATTCGAAAACACCCGCAAGAACCACCAACGCGCATTGGACTCCATGCAGGCTTCCCTCGAAGCCGAGGCTAAGGGCAAGGCTGAGGCCCTGCGCATGAAGAAGAAGCTCGAGGCTGACATCAATGAACTTGAAATCGCCCTCGACCATGCCAACAAGGCCAACGCTGAGGCTCAGAAGAACATCAAACGCTACCAGGGTCAAATCAAGGACCTCCAGACCGCTTTGGAAGAGGAACAGCGTGCCCGTGACGATGCTCGCGAGCAGCTCGGTATCTCAGAGCGTCGCGCTAACGCCCTCCAGAACGAACTCGAGGAATCTCGTACGCTTCTGGAACAGGCCGACCGCGCTCGTCGCCAGGCCGAACAGGAACTCGGCGATGCTCACGAACAGCTCAACGATCTCTCCGCACAGAACGGCTCACTCTCCGCCGCCAAGAGGAAACTCGAATCCGAGCTCCAGACCCTACACTCCGACCTCGACGAGCTCCTCAACGAGGCTAAGAACTCCGAAGAGAAGGCGAAGAAGGCCATGGTGGACGCTGCCAGGCTCGCCGACGAGCTCCGCGCTGAGCAGGAACACGCCCAGACACAGGAGAAACTCCGCAAAGCCCTCGAACAACAGATCAAGGAACTGCAGATCAGGCTTGACGAGGCCGAGGCGAACGCGCTCAAGGGAGGCAAGAAAGCCATCCAGAAACTCGAACAGAGGGTACGAGAGCTGGAGAACGAGCTCGACGGCGAACAGAGGAGACACGCAGACGCACAGAAGAACCTGCGTAAGGCCGAGAGGCGTATCAAGGAACTGACTTTCCAGGGTGAGGAGGACCGCAAGAACCACGAGCGTATGCAGGACCTCGTCGACAAACTTCAGCAGAAGATCAAGACCTACAAGAGGCAGATCGAGGAAGCCGAAGAAATTGCCGCCCTCAACTTGGCCAAGTTCCGCAAGGCGCAACAGGAATTAGAGGAAGCCGAAGAAAGGGCAGACCTTGCCGAACAAGCGATCAGCAAATTCCGTGGCAAGGGACGCGCGGGATCCGCAGCGAGAGGAGTCAGTCCGGCG CCCCGCTCGCGCCCCGCATTCGACGGTTTCGGCACCTTCCCACCAAGGTTCGACCTGGGGCCAGAAAACGATTTCTAA